Proteins from one Sphingomonas sp. HF-S4 genomic window:
- a CDS encoding error-prone DNA polymerase, whose translation MSLPAYAELQVTSHFSFLRGASSPEDLFAAAALLGLPALGIVDRNSVAGIVRAWDAQKTTGVRAIAGCRLDLADGSALLAYPTDRAAWGRLTRLLSVGKMRAGKGACHLDWADVEEWSEGLIGLLVPDRADATTEMALARTARIFGDRSYLALSLRRRPRDAIRLRDLVALAERARVATVATGDVLYHSPERRLLQDVVTCIREKCTIDQLGDRREAIADRHLKPAAEMERLFQRYLGDARPVARSLEIAQRCNFDLEQLRYQYPDEIRVPGRTPQQELERLTWEKAPQRYPDGVTPKIRSQLEHELSLIAELDYAPYFLTVHSIVAEARRREILCQGRGSAANSAVCYCLGITSIDPVRSELLFERFVSAERREPPDIDVDFEHERREEVIQWIYETYGRDRSALTAVVTRYRARGAVREVGKALGLSEDMTAGLASQVWGWSREGVEEKHAAELNLDMADPRLALTLELARQLIDTPRHLSQHPGGFVLTRDRLDDLVPIEPAAMEDRQVIEWDKDDIDALGFMKVDVLALGMLSCMRRAFAFLEQDKGVMLDLSTIPAEDAATYKMIRKADTLGVFQIESRAQMASLPLMAPRTFYDLVIQVAIVRPGPIQGDMVHPYRRRRAGLEKVTYPTPELRRVLEKTLGVPLFQEQAMRVAIECAGFTASEADLLRRAMATFKLTGGVSHFRDKLIDGMVARGYDPAFAEKTFTQIEGFGSYGFPESHAASFALIAYASSWMKCHHPDAFCAALLNAQPMGFYAPAQIVRDAREHGIVVRAIDINRSRWDCTLEDTGGTFKAVRLGLRMVRGLANADAAAIVSARGAMPYGSVEEVQRRAGVGAGALNRIGEADGFGSLDQSRRAGLWQVKGLADAPLPLFAAADAREAKWCDEAVEPEVALVPMGEGQEVVEDYRATALSLRAHPLAFLRDELARRRILPCSATRTIKDGRWIELAGLVLVRQKPGSAKGVMFITLEDETDVANLVVWTNVFEKYRRTVLGASMMGVRGKVQREGDVVHVVADRLDDLSPMLASVGSRDDIGEIYRVSRADVVKHGQGPDPRDPAERPLGKAAREIYIPDLRLGSGIIPGQQTEGIKIKPRDFR comes from the coding sequence ATGTCCCTCCCCGCCTATGCCGAACTCCAGGTCACCAGTCATTTCAGCTTCCTGCGCGGTGCGTCCTCGCCGGAGGATCTGTTCGCCGCGGCCGCGCTGCTCGGCCTGCCAGCGCTCGGTATCGTCGACCGCAATTCGGTCGCGGGCATCGTGCGCGCCTGGGACGCTCAGAAGACGACTGGCGTTCGCGCGATCGCCGGCTGCCGGCTGGACCTCGCCGATGGCAGCGCGCTGTTGGCCTATCCGACGGACCGCGCTGCCTGGGGCCGGCTGACCCGCCTGCTCTCAGTGGGCAAGATGCGGGCGGGCAAGGGCGCCTGCCATCTCGACTGGGCCGATGTCGAGGAATGGAGCGAGGGGCTGATCGGCCTGCTAGTCCCGGATCGCGCCGACGCCACCACCGAAATGGCGCTTGCCCGCACCGCACGGATCTTCGGCGACCGCTCCTATCTGGCGCTGTCGCTGCGCCGTCGGCCCAGGGACGCGATTCGGCTGCGCGACCTCGTCGCGCTAGCCGAACGTGCCCGCGTTGCCACGGTCGCGACCGGCGACGTTCTCTATCACAGCCCCGAGCGCCGGCTGCTCCAGGACGTGGTTACCTGCATCCGTGAGAAGTGCACGATCGACCAGCTCGGCGACCGGCGCGAGGCGATCGCCGATCGTCATCTCAAGCCGGCCGCCGAAATGGAGCGGCTGTTCCAGCGCTATCTCGGCGACGCCCGCCCCGTGGCGCGCAGTCTCGAGATCGCGCAGCGCTGCAACTTCGATCTCGAGCAATTGCGCTATCAATATCCCGACGAGATCCGGGTGCCGGGCCGCACGCCGCAGCAGGAACTCGAACGGCTGACCTGGGAGAAGGCGCCACAGCGCTATCCCGACGGTGTCACGCCCAAGATCCGGTCGCAGCTCGAGCATGAGCTGAGCCTGATCGCCGAACTCGATTATGCGCCCTATTTCCTGACGGTCCATTCGATCGTTGCCGAAGCCCGCCGACGCGAGATCCTGTGCCAGGGCCGCGGCAGCGCCGCCAACTCCGCGGTCTGCTATTGCCTTGGCATCACGTCGATCGATCCGGTGCGCTCCGAACTGCTATTCGAGCGCTTCGTTTCCGCCGAACGCCGCGAGCCACCCGATATCGATGTCGATTTCGAGCATGAGCGGCGCGAGGAAGTGATCCAATGGATCTACGAGACCTATGGCCGCGACCGCTCGGCGCTGACCGCGGTGGTGACGCGCTACCGCGCCCGGGGCGCCGTGCGTGAAGTCGGCAAGGCGCTGGGGCTTAGCGAGGACATGACCGCTGGCCTCGCCAGCCAAGTATGGGGCTGGAGCCGCGAGGGCGTCGAAGAGAAGCACGCCGCCGAGCTCAACCTCGACATGGCGGATCCGCGCCTTGCTCTCACCCTCGAGCTCGCCAGGCAGCTGATCGACACCCCGCGTCACCTCTCCCAGCATCCCGGCGGTTTTGTTCTCACCCGCGATCGGCTCGACGATCTCGTGCCGATCGAGCCAGCGGCGATGGAGGATCGCCAAGTCATCGAATGGGACAAGGACGATATCGACGCATTGGGCTTCATGAAGGTCGATGTGCTCGCGCTCGGCATGCTGTCCTGCATGCGCCGTGCCTTCGCGTTTCTCGAGCAGGACAAGGGCGTGATGCTCGACCTTTCGACGATCCCGGCAGAGGATGCCGCCACCTATAAGATGATCCGCAAGGCCGACACGCTCGGCGTGTTCCAGATCGAGAGCCGCGCGCAAATGGCGTCGCTGCCGCTGATGGCACCCCGGACCTTCTACGACTTGGTGATCCAGGTCGCGATCGTGCGGCCGGGGCCCATCCAGGGCGACATGGTCCATCCCTATCGTCGCCGGCGTGCCGGGCTCGAGAAGGTAACCTATCCGACCCCCGAGCTGCGCCGCGTGCTCGAAAAGACCTTGGGCGTGCCGCTGTTCCAGGAGCAGGCAATGCGCGTCGCGATCGAATGCGCCGGCTTCACCGCAAGCGAGGCGGACCTGTTGCGGCGCGCGATGGCGACCTTCAAGCTTACCGGCGGCGTCAGCCATTTCCGCGACAAGCTGATCGATGGGATGGTCGCGCGCGGTTACGATCCCGCCTTTGCCGAAAAGACCTTCACGCAGATCGAGGGGTTCGGCAGCTATGGGTTCCCCGAGAGCCATGCCGCGAGCTTCGCGCTGATCGCCTATGCCTCGTCCTGGATGAAGTGCCACCATCCCGACGCCTTCTGCGCGGCGCTGCTCAATGCCCAGCCGATGGGCTTCTACGCGCCGGCGCAGATCGTCCGCGACGCGCGCGAGCATGGCATCGTGGTGCGCGCGATCGACATCAATCGCAGCCGCTGGGACTGCACGCTCGAGGACACGGGCGGCACCTTCAAGGCGGTGCGGCTCGGGCTGCGCATGGTCCGCGGCCTCGCCAATGCCGACGCCGCAGCAATCGTGTCGGCACGCGGTGCCATGCCATATGGCAGCGTCGAGGAGGTCCAGCGCCGTGCCGGGGTCGGTGCCGGTGCGCTCAACCGCATCGGCGAAGCCGATGGCTTCGGCTCGCTCGACCAGTCGCGCCGCGCCGGGCTCTGGCAGGTCAAGGGTTTGGCCGATGCCCCGCTGCCGCTGTTCGCCGCCGCCGACGCACGTGAAGCGAAATGGTGCGACGAGGCAGTGGAGCCCGAAGTCGCGCTAGTACCGATGGGCGAAGGACAGGAAGTGGTCGAGGACTATCGCGCCACCGCCTTGTCGCTGCGCGCACATCCCCTCGCCTTTCTGCGCGACGAATTGGCACGGCGCAGAATCCTGCCTTGCTCCGCGACCCGCACCATCAAGGACGGACGCTGGATCGAACTGGCCGGGCTGGTTCTGGTGCGCCAGAAGCCGGGTTCGGCCAAGGGCGTGATGTTCATCACGCTCGAGGACGAGACCGATGTCGCCAACTTGGTGGTGTGGACCAACGTCTTCGAGAAATACCGCCGCACGGTGCTCGGCGCGTCGATGATGGGGGTGCGCGGCAAGGTTCAGCGCGAAGGAGACGTCGTCCATGTCGTCGCCGACCGCCTCGACGATCTGTCACCGATGCTCGCCAGCGTCGGCAGCCGCGACGATATCGGCGAGATCTACCGCGTCAGCCGGGCCGATGTGGTCAAGCACGGACAGGGACCGGATCCACGCGATCCCGCCGAACGGCCGCTGGGCAAGGCCGCACGCGAGATCTACATTCCCGACCTGCGTCTGGGCTCCGGCATCATTCCCGGGCAGCAGACCGAGGGCATCAAGATCAAGCCGCGCGATTTCCGCTGA
- a CDS encoding Y-family DNA polymerase, giving the protein MRRVVSLYLPYWSTDRLRRKSGAGLAEPGPSRDAPLATAVPYHGRKVIAAADAASKAAGIRTGMTATKARSLVPELVVVDGDPAGDLAALTRLALWCGRYSPFVAPDPPNGIWIDISGCAPLFGGEPALLKDLHRRIARAGYEAQIAVADTAGCAHAVARQVPAGRPVIIEPGQSAKAMTLLPIASLRLEPGVVEGLRKLGFERVEQLLGTPRGPLARRFGRSLHARLNQALGHAPEAIEAVFPPTQPRARRGLLEPISTVEAFVQVIGDLVADLVRQFVAAGTGARRLDCWFHRVDGGIQSIRVGTATPTRDPAHLAKLLAARVDQVEPGFGIEAMTLIAPLTEVLAGAQHDLAERSERKADLSGLVDALANRFGQASLYRAEPRSGGMPERSVGASRALDAPHGRRWADDLPRPGRLLDPPQAIQVMAMLPDHPPAMFVWKRKRYRVVQADGPERLHGEWWREAGHEARQPYAVRDYFQVEVEGGGRYWLFRQGDGEHSATGPMTWFLHGAFA; this is encoded by the coding sequence ATGCGCAGGGTCGTCTCGCTCTACCTGCCTTACTGGTCGACCGACCGGCTGCGGCGGAAGAGCGGCGCCGGGCTGGCTGAGCCCGGCCCTTCGCGCGACGCGCCGCTCGCCACGGCCGTCCCCTACCATGGCCGCAAGGTCATCGCGGCGGCCGATGCGGCGTCGAAGGCGGCGGGCATCCGCACCGGCATGACCGCGACCAAGGCGCGCAGCCTGGTGCCCGAGCTCGTCGTGGTCGATGGCGATCCGGCAGGTGACCTAGCCGCGCTGACGCGCCTCGCTTTGTGGTGCGGGCGCTATTCGCCATTCGTTGCGCCCGATCCGCCCAATGGCATCTGGATCGACATCAGCGGCTGTGCGCCGCTGTTCGGCGGCGAGCCCGCCTTGCTCAAGGACCTGCACCGACGCATCGCGCGCGCCGGCTACGAGGCGCAGATCGCCGTCGCCGACACGGCGGGCTGCGCGCATGCGGTCGCGCGCCAGGTGCCTGCCGGCCGGCCGGTGATCATCGAGCCCGGCCAGAGCGCCAAGGCAATGACGCTGCTGCCGATTGCAAGCCTGCGCCTCGAGCCCGGGGTGGTCGAAGGGCTTCGGAAACTCGGCTTCGAGCGCGTCGAGCAACTGCTCGGCACGCCGCGCGGGCCGCTCGCCCGCCGGTTCGGCCGCAGCCTGCACGCTCGGCTCAACCAAGCGCTCGGCCATGCCCCGGAAGCGATCGAAGCGGTGTTTCCCCCCACGCAGCCGCGCGCCCGTCGCGGCCTGCTCGAGCCGATCAGCACGGTCGAGGCCTTCGTGCAGGTGATCGGCGACCTCGTCGCGGACCTGGTCCGCCAGTTCGTCGCGGCCGGCACCGGGGCGCGCCGGCTCGACTGCTGGTTCCACCGTGTCGATGGCGGCATCCAGTCGATCCGGGTGGGCACCGCCACCCCCACGCGCGACCCCGCCCATCTCGCCAAACTGCTGGCCGCGCGCGTGGACCAGGTCGAGCCCGGCTTCGGGATAGAGGCGATGACGCTGATCGCGCCGCTGACCGAAGTGCTGGCCGGCGCCCAGCACGACCTTGCCGAGCGTTCCGAGCGCAAGGCCGATCTGAGCGGCTTGGTCGACGCGCTCGCGAACCGGTTCGGCCAGGCAAGCCTGTACCGCGCCGAGCCCCGCTCGGGCGGCATGCCCGAACGCTCGGTGGGCGCGTCGCGCGCGCTCGACGCGCCGCATGGCAGGCGCTGGGCGGACGATCTGCCCCGTCCCGGCCGGCTGCTCGATCCGCCGCAGGCGATCCAGGTGATGGCGATGCTCCCCGACCATCCGCCGGCGATGTTCGTATGGAAACGCAAACGCTATCGCGTCGTCCAGGCGGACGGCCCCGAGCGGCTGCATGGCGAATGGTGGCGCGAGGCCGGGCACGAGGCGCGCCAGCCTTATGCGGTCCGCGACTATTTCCAGGTCGAGGTTGAAGGCGGCGGGCGCTACTGGCTGTTCCGACAAGGCGATGGCGAGCATAGCGCGACCGGACCGATGACCTGGTTCCTGCACGGGGCGTTTGCGTGA
- a CDS encoding ImuA family protein: MRHPAVLAELRARIAAIEGTSAPRAALPFGLRAIDRHLPGGGLAGGALHEVAGSSELCDDAAATVFLAGILARIEGPVFWCLRWRDLFAPALDLAGLAPDRVIHVEAGSDTHVLLAMEECLRHPGLAGVVGEVAKLSTTASKRLQLAAESSGVMAFVFRRASAIDAMAESTAAVTRWRVRAAPSEALGIPSLARPRWDVRLERVRGGDAKSWIVEACDAQGRLALPALLVDRPAAAEERRRAG, from the coding sequence ATGAGGCACCCTGCCGTCCTTGCCGAGTTGCGCGCGCGCATCGCCGCTATCGAAGGCACCAGTGCGCCGCGCGCCGCTTTGCCCTTCGGGCTTCGCGCGATCGACCGCCATCTACCCGGCGGCGGGCTCGCCGGCGGCGCGCTGCACGAAGTCGCGGGCAGCAGCGAGCTGTGCGACGATGCCGCCGCAACGGTGTTCCTGGCCGGGATCCTCGCGCGGATCGAAGGGCCGGTGTTCTGGTGCCTGCGCTGGCGCGACCTGTTCGCCCCCGCGCTCGACCTTGCCGGGCTCGCCCCCGATCGCGTGATCCATGTCGAGGCGGGCAGCGACACCCATGTGCTCCTCGCGATGGAGGAGTGCCTGCGCCATCCCGGGCTCGCTGGGGTGGTTGGCGAGGTCGCCAAGCTGTCGACCACCGCGTCGAAGCGGCTGCAGCTCGCCGCCGAAAGCTCCGGGGTCATGGCGTTCGTGTTCCGGCGCGCCTCGGCGATCGACGCCATGGCCGAAAGCACTGCCGCGGTCACCCGCTGGCGGGTGCGCGCCGCGCCGAGCGAAGCGCTCGGCATCCCGAGTCTTGCGCGCCCACGCTGGGACGTCCGGCTCGAGCGGGTCCGCGGCGGCGACGCCAAATCCTGGATCGTGGAGGCCTGCGATGCGCAGGGTCGTCTCGCTCTACCTGCCTTACTGGTCGACCGACCGGCTGCGGCGGAAGAGCGGCGCCGGGCTGGCTGA
- a CDS encoding sigma-70 family RNA polymerase sigma factor: MTGIDSAETAGRRIEPSSRLADFQHERRRLVRLAYRMLGSVSEAEDVAQDAWLKWEQVEGGIDSPAAYLTRIVTRLCLDRIKSARSRRETYIGPWLPDPLVGSIDPDETIADDITMTLMLAMERLSPLERAAFLLHDVFDVALSDVAVTLSREPAAVRQLASRARKHVQAARPRFSVEAAEARRITQAFFVAARDGDTASLASLLAQDVEIHSDGGGKVLAFRNVIRGADRVLRLFAGLRRKNAPAAELLRTAEIDGLPGYISVDRGLVQTTALDIRRGKIAAIYIVRNPDKLQHLTGNMIAEIDQPRPRP; the protein is encoded by the coding sequence ATGACGGGGATCGACAGCGCGGAGACGGCAGGAAGGCGGATCGAACCAAGCTCTCGCCTGGCTGATTTCCAGCACGAGCGTAGGCGGCTTGTCCGCTTGGCATATCGGATGCTCGGTTCAGTCAGCGAAGCTGAGGATGTCGCGCAGGATGCGTGGCTCAAATGGGAGCAGGTCGAGGGCGGCATCGATTCACCCGCCGCCTATTTGACGCGGATCGTCACGCGGCTGTGCCTCGATCGTATCAAATCCGCTCGCTCGCGCCGGGAAACCTATATCGGTCCGTGGTTGCCGGACCCGTTGGTGGGCTCGATCGATCCCGATGAAACGATTGCCGACGATATCACGATGACGCTGATGCTCGCCATGGAACGCCTGTCGCCGCTGGAACGCGCGGCCTTCCTGCTCCACGACGTATTCGACGTCGCGTTGAGCGACGTCGCTGTCACGCTCAGTCGCGAGCCAGCGGCGGTGCGTCAGTTGGCTTCTCGAGCGCGCAAGCATGTCCAAGCCGCTCGCCCGCGTTTCAGCGTCGAAGCGGCCGAGGCACGCCGGATTACGCAGGCATTCTTCGTCGCCGCACGCGATGGGGATACTGCTTCGCTCGCATCGTTGCTGGCGCAAGATGTCGAGATTCACTCGGACGGCGGCGGCAAGGTCCTGGCCTTCCGCAACGTTATTCGCGGCGCTGATCGCGTGCTGCGCCTGTTCGCCGGACTGCGGCGCAAGAACGCGCCGGCCGCCGAACTACTGCGCACTGCGGAGATCGATGGTCTGCCTGGCTACATCAGCGTCGACCGCGGTCTCGTGCAGACCACCGCGCTCGATATACGCCGCGGCAAGATCGCGGCGATCTACATCGTTCGCAATCCTGACAAGTTGCAGCATCTGACAGGCAACATGATCGCCGAGATCGACCAACCAAGGCCCCGCCCCTAA
- a CDS encoding carboxymuconolactone decarboxylase family protein, which translates to MNEIKRLAWHEVAPKGAQALFGVHHYITTGTNLPEEMIHLVFLRVSQINGCAHCIDLHTRDLLKTMPLDKVVLLPVWAELPHLFDPQHRAALAWAEEVTRVSETHASDEAYAAAAAAFEPRDLVDLTIAIAAMNAFNRLGAPFRLPVKAKP; encoded by the coding sequence ATGAACGAAATCAAGCGCCTGGCTTGGCATGAAGTGGCGCCGAAAGGTGCGCAGGCACTGTTCGGCGTGCACCACTACATCACGACCGGCACCAATCTGCCCGAAGAGATGATCCACCTCGTGTTCCTGCGCGTGTCGCAGATTAACGGCTGCGCCCATTGCATCGACTTGCATACGCGCGACCTGCTCAAGACGATGCCCCTCGACAAAGTGGTGCTGCTGCCGGTCTGGGCTGAGCTGCCGCACCTGTTCGATCCGCAACATCGCGCAGCGCTCGCCTGGGCCGAGGAGGTCACGCGGGTCAGCGAAACCCATGCTTCGGACGAGGCTTATGCCGCCGCAGCGGCAGCGTTCGAGCCGCGCGACCTGGTCGACCTGACGATCGCGATCGCGGCAATGAACGCCTTCAATCGCCTGGGCGCGCCATTCCGCTTGCCGGTGAAAGCCAAGCCCTGA
- a CDS encoding carboxymuconolactone decarboxylase family protein, with amino-acid sequence MTERLNHMQQVPALTQKLTELTFALKKGTVEQTILSFVEIRASQLNGCAFCLDMHIKQAKLHGERELRIHHVAIWRESTLFNDRERAALEWTEALTRLSPHGVSDEIYAAVRVQFSEDELVYLTYMVMVINAWNRASIAFQSVPGSQDSAFGLDKAGLS; translated from the coding sequence ATGACCGAACGACTGAACCATATGCAGCAAGTACCGGCGCTGACGCAGAAGCTGACCGAGCTTACCTTCGCGCTCAAAAAGGGCACCGTCGAGCAGACAATCCTGAGCTTCGTCGAAATTCGCGCGTCGCAGCTCAATGGCTGCGCCTTCTGCCTCGATATGCACATCAAGCAGGCAAAGCTCCACGGCGAGCGCGAACTTCGCATCCACCACGTCGCAATCTGGCGTGAGTCGACTTTGTTCAACGATCGCGAGCGTGCCGCGCTGGAATGGACTGAAGCGCTGACCCGACTGTCGCCGCACGGAGTCTCGGATGAAATCTACGCCGCCGTGCGTGTACAGTTTTCGGAAGATGAGCTGGTCTACCTCACCTACATGGTGATGGTGATCAACGCCTGGAACCGCGCGTCAATCGCGTTCCAGTCGGTGCCCGGCTCACAGGACAGCGCCTTTGGCCTGGATAAGGCGGGCTTATCCTAA
- a CDS encoding nuclear transport factor 2 family protein produces MHIGAELEIRLQRAAFNRALAAGNLAAVGPILSPTAILVAGTDSALLSGRSAQLSAWKREFAAPDRSIYVRTPQTITVSPVEPIAFEHGDWTGTSLSGVRQASGIYTAKWRRIASSWCIEAELYLTLS; encoded by the coding sequence ATGCATATTGGGGCCGAGCTCGAGATCCGTTTGCAGCGCGCCGCCTTCAACCGCGCGCTGGCAGCGGGCAACCTTGCTGCGGTCGGACCGATTCTCTCGCCTACCGCCATCCTGGTCGCCGGCACCGACAGCGCGCTGTTGTCAGGACGCAGCGCCCAACTCTCGGCTTGGAAGCGCGAGTTCGCGGCACCGGACCGCTCGATCTATGTCCGGACGCCGCAAACGATCACGGTTTCCCCGGTAGAACCGATCGCCTTCGAGCATGGAGACTGGACGGGAACATCGCTCAGCGGTGTTCGTCAGGCCAGCGGCATCTATACCGCCAAATGGCGACGTATCGCCAGCAGCTGGTGCATTGAGGCCGAGCTCTATCTTACGCTTTCCTAA
- a CDS encoding M3 family metallopeptidase — protein MRLLVLALAAAASVSQTQSPTPKAAPPDWDLSALYPSADAAAKDRAEIEAEMPGLARWKGTLVDAQSIRDALAARSALRMRLARYYAWAMLRVSRDGSDEAAGADLAAATDLSSNIETTAAFIEPELVALGNARLAELARNEQLAAYAKTLTLLRIRASHVLPTAQEELVTSVQPLLRQPASVRDTLFNVELPYPTITAEGEPRRLVPGALRRSLTDPDRATRKAAWHAFTTTQDSFKLTQAALLSSYLSGLAWEAKKRGWASQTEMVTASDPVPAAAFSALSAEAERAVRGPLTRYVALKARALHLPALATYDLGAPIAPDTRHYTIDDAKALTLAAVAPMGQEYQQRLARGFAGKWIDWHPGPTKAPGGLTLYGVASVPAYISISYSEDAPGLAIFAHEWGHWLHWDYAREANRPYETLAPETTTNDLITFVHEMLVTDAEIARAKTSAERIAALTTAIDALRSPYIGVVAQAAFDLAVRDAADKGRALTPEAISKLYCDARDRFSPSTIQRGEHDCLGWVTEPYVYYDMYFYRYLLATSAAAWFAERIAAGDHQAADRLKDLMRAGGSKDGPALLKQADFDVADPSGYAAMTRRIERLTAALEREVKRTQPTR, from the coding sequence ATGCGGCTGTTGGTCCTGGCGCTCGCGGCGGCTGCCTCGGTCAGTCAAACCCAGAGTCCGACGCCCAAGGCAGCACCGCCTGACTGGGACCTGAGCGCACTTTACCCAAGCGCGGATGCCGCAGCCAAGGACCGAGCGGAGATCGAGGCTGAAATGCCCGGTCTTGCCCGGTGGAAGGGCACGCTCGTCGACGCCCAGTCGATCCGAGACGCGCTGGCGGCGAGATCCGCGCTCCGCATGCGGCTTGCGCGCTACTATGCGTGGGCGATGTTGCGCGTAAGCCGCGACGGAAGCGATGAGGCGGCCGGTGCGGACCTGGCGGCAGCGACCGACCTGTCCTCCAATATCGAGACAACGGCCGCATTTATCGAGCCCGAATTGGTTGCGCTCGGCAACGCGCGGCTGGCGGAACTCGCGCGAAACGAACAGCTCGCTGCCTACGCCAAAACGCTGACGCTTCTACGGATCCGGGCGAGTCACGTGCTGCCGACCGCCCAGGAAGAGCTGGTTACCAGTGTACAGCCGCTGCTGCGCCAGCCGGCGAGCGTGCGCGATACGCTGTTCAACGTCGAGCTGCCCTATCCCACCATTACCGCCGAGGGCGAACCTCGCCGGCTCGTACCGGGCGCGCTGAGGCGGTCGCTGACCGATCCGGACCGGGCAACGCGCAAGGCCGCATGGCACGCATTCACGACCACGCAGGACAGCTTCAAGCTCACGCAAGCGGCCCTATTGTCGAGCTACCTGTCCGGACTGGCCTGGGAGGCGAAGAAGCGCGGCTGGGCCAGCCAGACCGAGATGGTGACGGCATCCGACCCGGTGCCGGCGGCGGCCTTCTCCGCCTTGAGCGCGGAAGCGGAGCGCGCGGTGCGCGGGCCGCTGACACGTTATGTCGCGCTCAAGGCCCGTGCGCTTCACCTCCCCGCGCTCGCGACCTACGACTTGGGGGCGCCGATCGCTCCCGACACGCGCCACTACACGATCGACGATGCCAAGGCGTTGACGCTCGCGGCGGTGGCGCCAATGGGACAAGAGTATCAGCAGCGCCTGGCACGCGGGTTTGCGGGGAAGTGGATCGACTGGCATCCAGGACCAACCAAAGCGCCTGGCGGCCTCACTCTCTACGGCGTGGCGAGCGTGCCAGCCTATATCTCGATCAGCTACTCCGAGGACGCGCCCGGCTTAGCGATCTTCGCCCACGAATGGGGGCATTGGCTGCACTGGGACTATGCCCGCGAGGCGAACCGGCCATATGAGACGCTGGCGCCCGAAACCACGACCAACGACCTGATCACCTTCGTTCACGAGATGCTGGTCACGGACGCCGAGATCGCGCGGGCAAAGACTTCGGCCGAGCGTATAGCTGCGCTGACCACCGCGATAGATGCGCTGCGCAGTCCCTATATCGGCGTGGTGGCCCAAGCCGCGTTCGACCTGGCGGTGCGCGATGCGGCCGACAAGGGGCGCGCTTTGACGCCCGAAGCCATCAGCAAACTCTACTGCGACGCTCGCGACCGCTTCTCGCCATCGACGATCCAGCGCGGCGAGCATGACTGCCTGGGCTGGGTGACGGAGCCTTACGTCTATTACGACATGTATTTCTACCGCTACCTCCTGGCGACCAGCGCCGCCGCCTGGTTTGCCGAGCGGATCGCCGCTGGCGACCATCAAGCCGCGGATCGTCTGAAAGACCTGATGCGTGCGGGTGGTTCCAAAGACGGCCCGGCCCTTCTCAAACAGGCGGACTTCGATGTAGCGGACCCGTCGGGGTATGCTGCGATGACCAGACGGATAGAGCGCCTCACCGCGGCTTTGGAGCGGGAAGTGAAACGGACGCAACCGACCCGCTAA
- a CDS encoding winged helix-turn-helix transcriptional regulator has product MADDTDLEALSCRAMMDVPRIRPVLDKIADKWTIMILTVLCPEPARFNAIKRRLDGITHKSLADALKRLERNGLITRTVFPTSPIAVEYAITPLGHSLRGPFEALCSWALENEQAFAAAAKAYDEACP; this is encoded by the coding sequence ATGGCCGACGATACCGACCTAGAGGCACTGTCCTGCAGGGCCATGATGGACGTCCCCCGCATCCGCCCGGTGCTGGACAAGATCGCGGACAAATGGACGATCATGATCCTCACCGTCCTGTGCCCCGAGCCCGCGCGCTTCAACGCGATCAAGCGGCGGCTCGACGGCATCACCCACAAGTCGCTGGCCGACGCGCTGAAGCGGCTCGAGCGCAACGGACTGATCACCAGGACCGTTTTTCCGACCAGCCCGATTGCCGTCGAATATGCGATAACGCCGCTGGGCCATTCGCTTCGCGGTCCATTCGAAGCGCTCTGTTCATGGGCGCTGGAGAACGAGCAGGCATTCGCCGCGGCCGCCAAAGCCTATGATGAAGCGTGTCCCTGA